tatatcgtGCCTAGCTTACTTTTTCCACCAACACAGAGCCAAGGAATGAACCAGAACCATCAAGCCACCAGATGTGTGACTGACGAAGACATGACACATGACGTTCATTAGCTAGTTAACTTAGCTACAGTCATTCTTGAACCAAATCTTTGAGTTTCTTTGAGTAAACAAATTGCATTTTTTACATAGTTACTGAAAGATTTGTCACTCGTAAACTTTGCAAGCAGAGACGCGTTAATAGATTTTCCTCCACACTGGTGGTGTAAATGTCATGGTGACGAAATGACCCAACACTGCTAGGTTCGGGTCGACTCGAGAAAAGGTTTCCTGATTAGATGTCTGACTCTGTATCGGTGAAAAGTGCTCTCAGTGCTTCTTCTTTAAATTGTGCCTTTAAACTCTTCACAGTTTATGCGAGAAACACTCCAGTGAattctccccacacacacacacacacacacactcacacacacacacacacattttgtcacATCAGATCGAAGCCATGCAGGAAAAGCATGAAATATTAAAGTgcctttgtctttgtctttatgcCTTTGTGCACTTGTTACACTTAATACAGGTTAAATTTAatgtagataaatatatatataatgtatttaccATTTAGTAAATCAGATTAATTctgttcatgtttgttttgatcgCAGGTTTACTGCTGCTTCCTGTATTGCAATAACGACGGATCAAAAATCATACATACTTTGATTAAATCATGAATGTTGGCACCTCACTGCAGAATTTAGCTTCTGCATTTAACTGTCAGGGAGATGATGAAGAATCTTACGGTTGGGGTCGTTGCCCTGCAAGTGTCCACACAGCACTtttctgctctcacacactcagctaGCCTTTACAGCCTCTTCATTTTATCTCTTCTCCAGCTGCAGGTTTCGGATTATCGGTGCGCATTAAGTTCACTGTAAATCTCAGCTAGATGGAAAAAAGTCGTTTTAAGCACAAAGCTTAGGCTATGTCACAATCTGCATACAACTGCACTTAATAGTATGTTAGAATAGTACACGGCATTACTCACACGTCCTCCTGCTCTGACACACACCCTGAGCTGGACTACGTAATcagtgcagtgtgtttgtgttgagtttattatactgtaatttACTATGGCAGCATGTACGTTTATTATTGTCCCATAGTATTCAGTAGGGTAGAatagcattttatttctcatattATTAGCATAATTGTATGATGTACCTTCCCCTATACTATTTATTACAATAGTATAGTGGTGTACTACTAATCCatattatttaatacagtagAATGATGGTGTATTATCTTGTCATATTATTCCGTATGACAGActgataatgtgtgtatatgtatagtatatgtaGCTTTAGTATGCAATACTATTTAGTACAGtagtgctgggcccctgagcaaggcccttaaccctcagttgctcagttgtaagtcactctggataagggtgtctgctaaatgccgtaaatgtaaatgtaaattgtagTACGTGCTATTTTAATCCTGACAAAAGGATGGGGTTTTGGGGTGCAATAGAATGTCCTCAAAGTGTGCCATCTTGCCATACTATTTTGTATGATTCTGATATATTGTCTAGCTTGGTTGAACGGTAACAATTTATTTCCCGTGCTGATTCAGTACAGTATTTGGACCgcatactgttttttttattgtttctctgTGATGGTGTACTTTTAATACTGTACTGGTTTTCAAGTCTGGTATTTTGGTGTAATACTGCTGTCTGATTTTACTTAGTATATTATCTGATTTAGGACACAGACCTGGCTGTAATCTTTTGAAATTCGTGCTCTAAGCCACTCGGTAGGCAGTAAAGCGGTAGTAGTTCTTGCTGTGGCTGCGAGCGGCCCACACCAATAGCGCCGCAGCCATCATGTACAGCGGAGAGGAAATGAGCGCGAGATAAAGGGACCAACCGAGAGAGCCGTCCACTTGGTCTGGTATAACGGAGACACGGTGTAGCAGGTCCATACCCGccagaaaacaacacacacagccaagagaacacacacctgagagaaAAGAGATAGATGGACATTGTTGGTGTTTAACAGAGAGTGCTGGTGTTGAATGTGGGTGCttgttctctaaaaaaaaaaaaaaagatcctgaCCTGCAAGGAGGTGGAGGAGTCCGATGCCCAGTGTGGGACTGAAACTACgacacaaacacgcacagaaTCCCACCAGCGCTCCTACTAACaccaaacacagagagagaaagggcaGGAGAAACTGGCACCTCCACAGATCTATACAAAACAAGGGAAGAcatataattaaacatttatatataaataatgttctaTATCTAcgctgtatattactgtatattattacaCAGCTGTTATTAATTACTAAAAAGGAGAATTAAATACTAGAGAACTAAAATTACAGTCCAAGCTCCTTGGCTATTGGCATGAATGCAGtgcagtgaatattacacattaaaaagttgtgcgtttgtgtgcacCCGTCTCACTCACAGGTGCGTATCACGTCCTCTCCGCTGTTATGGTTGCCAGGCTCTGTGTACTTCGGTGTGAACTGTTGAGACAATGTGAAGCTCACACACTCTATGTTCATCTCAggatcttcacacacacacacacacacacacacacacacacacacacacacacacacacacacacacacacaacctataTTAAACTTACAAtacatatttgtattattttgagtTGGATAGTTTATTTTTTGGACATTCGATGTAGGCttaaaaatcatgcaaataaacaacaataataataacaaccataacataataataataataataataataataataataataataataataataataatgcctaTTATACAGACATTAAGTGCGCGCGCACCACGGATCCCCACCTGGCTCGCGGTACCAGCGGATGCGGTCAGCAGGCACGCGCACGCACCTCCACCACAGGCCGATGGTGCCGTTGAGGCGGAAAAGCGCGTCGCTTGCTGTTTTCTCATCAAACTCTCCGTCTCTGAGCTCTTGGTGCAGCGCGCGCAGCTCAGTCGCGTTGTGCTCGTGACGCACCTGCGGGCTCGTGTACTGGTACCAGTGGCGCGTGCCAACCGCCACAGACAGGTAGACCGTGGCCAGAGCGCTCAGCACGCACGCGATCACCGACGCCGTGGCGGAGCGGTTGTCCACCATGATGCCGTGTCTCTtctctgtatatttatttattattttctgtttttccccCTGATTATCCGCAGATCAGATAAAATAAATCCTCCATCTGTTGTTGTATTGCAGCTGAGATTTTGTAAATAATCCTCGTGCTTTCCTTTTCCGGTCAGTCGCAGTGAATGCTGGGTAATGTAGTCCTAAAGTCTGTATAGATtgtagttttatgttttaattgtaaaaaaataacgTTCAAGCCTTGGAGAAACATTTTGACACGGAATCGTTAACACGTTTAATGACGTGTTTCTTTCTGATAGACGTCGCCCCCTGCAGGCGAGCTGTCGTCACTGCATCACGATATATCACGATGATATACAGCCGATTTCTAATAAACATggagttttattttttgcttcatATGCTACTATAGCGCCGTGATGTTTTAACATGCAGAAATATATCTACACatatttttttgaaaaaaaaaaacgcgaCTCCggtgggactcgaacccacaacctttgaatCACATCGCAATGCATTGCCTAGAAGTCCAATGCGCTATCCATTGCGCCACGGAGCCACCTgttgcacgtgcacacacaggAACCTTTTAACTCTTTTCCACTCAAGATCGGAAAAAATAGCTGATATTTAAACGTTATACATATAagcctaatatatatatataagcctaAATTATAACCTAATGTATTGTATAACTAAAC
The Tachysurus fulvidraco isolate hzauxx_2018 chromosome 7, HZAU_PFXX_2.0, whole genome shotgun sequence DNA segment above includes these coding regions:
- the cldnd1a gene encoding claudin domain-containing protein 1a; amino-acid sequence: MVDNRSATASVIACVLSALATVYLSVAVGTRHWYQYTSPQVRHEHNATELRALHQELRDGEFDEKTASDALFRLNGTIGLWWRCVRVPADRIRWYREPDPEMNIECVSFTLSQQFTPKYTEPGNHNSGEDVIRTYLWRCQFLLPFLSLCLVLVGALVGFCACLCRSFSPTLGIGLLHLLAGVCSLGCVCCFLAGMDLLHRVSVIPDQVDGSLGWSLYLALISSPLYMMAAALLVWAARSHSKNYYRFTAYRVA